From a single Photobacterium gaetbulicola Gung47 genomic region:
- a CDS encoding putative glycosyl transferase family protein (COG0438) gives MKKEKKILITAPDLNELGGVASHFLGLSKYFGGNVKFFKVGSRNNIPGFLLLPIDLIHFFLKVIFFKPETVLLNPSLQKNAVVRDSFYLKIAKIFKVNVVVFFHGWDPKLSDYYDNNNRCFMDKFSSADAFIVLCSDFKRKLENWGVNVNVYLSTTKVDEKFFNSKSSLSKNILFLARLTEEKGILLAIEAIKRLNTYDDGYTLTVVGDGPLSEKVSSLILNDKISFIKFSGRLSGEKLVDTMADCGCYIFPSFHGEGMPTSVLESMAIGLPVVTTPNAGIKDFFVERKMGSYISFHDVDSIVNEVLRLYEDMDMNEISIFNSKFAYTHFHCEKVANSLLSIINKY, from the coding sequence ATGAAAAAAGAAAAGAAAATTTTAATTACGGCTCCTGACTTGAATGAGTTAGGTGGTGTTGCTAGTCATTTTCTAGGACTTAGTAAATATTTTGGTGGAAATGTAAAGTTTTTTAAAGTTGGTTCAAGAAATAATATTCCTGGATTCTTACTGCTTCCAATTGATCTAATTCATTTCTTTTTAAAAGTTATATTTTTTAAACCTGAGACAGTTTTGTTGAATCCCTCTTTACAAAAAAATGCTGTGGTGAGAGATTCATTTTACCTCAAAATCGCTAAGATTTTTAAGGTAAATGTTGTGGTTTTTTTTCATGGTTGGGATCCTAAGCTTAGTGATTATTACGATAATAATAATCGATGCTTTATGGATAAGTTTAGTTCTGCTGATGCCTTCATTGTTCTATGTTCTGATTTTAAGAGAAAACTCGAAAATTGGGGAGTGAATGTGAATGTGTACTTGTCAACTACAAAAGTTGATGAGAAATTTTTTAATTCAAAATCATCTTTATCAAAAAATATTCTATTCTTAGCACGGTTAACTGAAGAAAAAGGTATCTTATTAGCTATTGAAGCAATCAAAAGGCTAAATACATATGATGATGGATATACTTTAACTGTTGTTGGTGATGGTCCGTTAAGTGAAAAAGTATCATCTTTAATACTCAATGATAAAATCAGTTTTATTAAGTTTTCTGGAAGGCTAAGTGGTGAGAAACTTGTAGACACAATGGCTGATTGTGGTTGTTATATTTTTCCATCTTTTCATGGAGAAGGTATGCCAACTTCAGTGCTTGAATCTATGGCTATTGGTTTGCCTGTTGTCACAACTCCAAATGCTGGTATAAAAGATTTCTTTGTTGAAAGAAAAATGGGTAGTTATATTTCATTTCATGATGTTGATAGTATTGTAAATGAGGTGCTGAGACTATATGAAGATATGGATATGAATGAAATTTCAATTTTTAACTCGAAGTTTGCATACACTCACTTTCATTGTGAAAAAGTTGCTAATTCCTTATTGAGTATAATAAATAAATACTAA